The stretch of DNA ACCCTTCACACTCCCTGCAGCCCGTGCCCTCCCCGCTGCCtctccccggtgcccccccaCCTCGGAGCCAGCTGAGCTGGTGGTGGCGGCGATGTGGCCCTTCAGCGACTTGCCGATGGCCAGCAGGTTCATCTCGGAGCCGGCTTTCAGCCTGCCCTTCATGCGGCAGGCCCTCTCCAGCTGccccaccttctcctccagcttgGGGAAGGCTCTCTTCCCTGCAAGGACAGCAGgggcactgccaagcccaggcaCCCCTCGACCCCGCCGGCTGCTCAGGCAAGGGCCAGGCACCCCCCGGCACAGGGGCAGAGCCCCTCTGCGGTCCTACCGATGAGGATATCCAGCCCGTCCCGAGCCCCTTTCCTCTCGGGCAGCGTCAGGGTGCGCTGGGACCGGGAGAGATCCCTGCTCCGGAGCTCGGGGCTCACCTTCGCCCGCTGCgggctggcagccctgccccggagagctggggaggaagggcagaggaAGGATGCTTGGGAGGAAGGGCAGAGGAATCACGGCACATCACCGTGCTCATGGGCACCGCAGCCTCCATCCCAGCACGTGGGGCTGGGGTACATGGGGGAACCCTGCTGCTCCCCTGGATGGAGCATCCAGCCCCTGCTCACCTGCCTGCGAGGGCAGGGCGCTGCCTGGAATGTTGCTGCAGGCACCGGTGGGCAGCGCAGACACTGGTCTCTTGCACTGCCCTTGCACTGCTCGGTCCAAGCTCTGCTGCTGCGGAAGGAAGCCCGGGAGAAGCCCGTGGGCCAGTGGACGGTGGGAGCCTGTCCCCCTCACCCTGGGCCTCGCATGGGGGTGCCAAGGTGCATCAGCGGAGGTTACCAGCTGCTGCAGCCGCTCCACGTTGGAGTAGAGGTGCTTGGGGGTCTCGGCTGGCGGGAGTTGCCTGAAGGGGTCGTCCATGTAGGCGTTGGGGTTCGGGACACGGCGTAGCAGCAGCCCGCTGCAAGCAGGAGGGGGGTCCCATTACTGCCCGCGGCCCTGCAGCAGAGCGGGAGGGCTGGGGCCGGCTGTGCCCCGGCCAGTGTCTCCTTACCCcgcagcagggcagctgctggcatCGCCCAGCCTGGAGGTCTCGGTGCAGGGGCTGTTGCCGGCcggctcccctcctcccctggccCGCAGGGTCTTCAGCCAGGCTTCCCTCTCCTCATCTGAACGGGTCTGGTGTGGGGCAGAGGGTCTGGGCTCAGCCAGTCTCCCGCCGGTGAGGGATGCAGGGGGCTCAGGAGTGCCGTGGCGGTTGCTCACCTGCAGCAGGGCGAGCTCCCGGCCCCGCTGGGCGATGCGGATGCGGAGGCGCTGGGGGGAGCCGGCAGCCGCCCCGGGAGAGACCTCGCAGCCCTCCAGCCGCAGGGCACAGACGGGGCGCTGGGCGCCGCCGGGCTCGGGGAACATGCGCAGGGCTCCCTGCCGCACCGCACACCACAGTCGCTGCCACCGCCCACGCAGCCGCACCGCCAGGAAACCTGTGGGTGCATCCCCCATCAGTAGTGGCATGGGGTGCAGGGACACCCCCTCGCCCAGTCCCCATGCACTGCACCTCCTTTAGCATCCTCTccgggccgggggctgcaggcagggctctgccggGAGCAATCTTCCTCCTTGCCGAGCTGGGACCCAGCAGCCTGAGAATGGAGATCCAGAGAGCCCCGGCCCCTGCAGGTTTTAAGCCCCCTGCACCCTGACCCCCACCCCACGGCAATGCAACCCTCCCCAGCATCACCCAACGGGGACAGCGGGACAGGGAATTGGGGTGTACTCTCGACACCCCCGGCAGCCCCTTTCCCGTGCCTGGGTTTCCCGGGGGAGGACAAGCGGCTCACCCTGCCAAGCCTCGAGGAGGGTGACGCTGGGACACTGACG from Aptenodytes patagonicus chromosome 24, bAptPat1.pri.cur, whole genome shotgun sequence encodes:
- the LOC143170488 gene encoding actin filament-associated protein 1-like 2 isoform X2, which codes for MARQRDLDKLLSDLRSFLLILDRESLSTAARAKKKSVADLLSRLQSPPSEDAEYMIMRCLSPSPGTPQGRASPGTRTADARGGRACECRPASTLSLHGGSKVPGVSLSPPTDDSYEDAEPLGPGRCTGSGGADSDSSHYESYGEDEDSVTDRAHYLWQPPAAGPDAEAPGRPEAQLCGFLWRKRWLGQWAKQLFIVREHVLLCFRCAADLQPVLELDLRGCHVTYKAKRGKKMPHTLKVMGMAGEALVIGFQSRQQAEDWRKVIEEVSSDAPSGLAAVSVPASPSSRLGRAAGSQLGKEEDCSRQSPACSPRPGEDAKGGFLAVRLRGRWQRLWCAVRQGALRMFPEPGGAQRPVCALRLEGCEVSPGAAAGSPQRLRIRIAQRGRELALLQTRSDEEREAWLKTLRARGGGEPAGNSPCTETSRLGDASSCPAAGGLLLRRVPNPNAYMDDPFRQLPPAETPKHLYSNVERLQQLQQSLDRAVQGQCKRPVSALPTGACSNIPGSALPSQAALRGRAASPQRAKVSPELRSRDLSRSQRTLTLPERKGARDGLDILIGKRAFPKLEEKVGQLERACRMKGRLKAGSEMNLLAIGKSLKGHIAATTSSAGSEQGSFLTPLLKRTASAKSALKPSPSPVIVEKGKVLQKRKEWEMKSAM
- the LOC143170488 gene encoding actin filament-associated protein 1-like 2 isoform X3, encoding MARQRDLDKLLSDLRSFLLILDRESLSTAARAKKKSVADLLSRLQSPPSEDAEYMIMRCLSPSPGTPQGRASPGTRTADARGGRACECRPASTLSLHGGSKVPGVSLSPPTDDSYEDAEPLGPGRCTGSGGADSDSSHYESYGEDEDSVTDRAHYLWQPPAAGPDAEAPGRPEAQLCGFLWRKRWLGQWAKQLFIVREHVLLCFRCAADLQPVLELDLRGCHVTYKAKRGKKMPHTLKVMGMAGEALVIGFQSRQQAEDWRKVIEEVSSDAPSGLAAVSVPASPSSRLGRAAGSQLGKEEDCSRQSPACSPRPGEDAKGGFLAVRLRGRWQRLWCAVRQGALRMFPEPGGAQRPVCALRLEGCEVSPGAAAGSPQRLRIRIAQRGRELALLQTRSDEEREAWLKTLRARGGGEPAGNSPCTETSRLGDASSCPAAGGLLLRRVPNPNAYMDDPFRQLPPAETPKHLYSNVERLQQLQQSLDRAVQGQCKRPVSALPTGACSNIPGSALPSQAALRGRAASPQRAKVSPELRSRDLSRSQRTLTLPERKGARDGLDILIGKRAFPKLEEKVGQLERACRMKGRLKAGSEMNLLAIGKSLKGHIAATTSSAGSEGSFLTPLLKRTASAKSALKPSPSPVIVEKGKVLQKRKEWEMKSAM